The Sphaerisporangium siamense genome includes the window TCCGTTCAGGTCGGTGGCCGGCTCGGAGACCTTGACGGGCGGGAGGGTGGGAGTGGTGTCGGGTCGCGTCTCGGCGGCGCGGGCGAGCATCGCGACGAATCGGGCGAGCTTGGAGTCGGCGAGCATGACTTCCGCCATGGCGGATTCTCCCTTCGGGAGGTCACCAGCCCAGCCGGCTGACCTCCTCGGTTGCCTCGTTGACGTCCTTGATCGTGTCCACGCCCCGCCAGTAGCCGTTGATCTTGTAGGCGGCGAGCCGCTTGTCGACCGCGAGCTGGGGGAACGTGGTGTCCTCGTGGTCGCCCTTCTCCGGCAGCAGCGGGATCACGTCGGGTTCGAAGACGTAGATGCCGCCGTTGATCCAGTACGGCAGACGCGGCGACTGGACGAACCCGACGATGCGGTCATGGTCGTCCAGGGTCGCGATGCCCCAGGTGGTCCGGTACTGGGCGAGGGCGATGGTGGCCATCGCCGCGGCGGTGACGTGCCGCTCCACGATCTCCTCCAGCGGGAAACGGGTGAGCACGTCGCCGTTGAGGGCCAGCCACCGGTGACCGCGGCCCGGCAGGTGGTCCGCGGCAAACCGCAGGGCCCCGCCCCGGCCGAGGGGTTCCGACTCGACGGCCACCTCGATCTTCATGGGGTAGGAGTGGCCGCTGAGGTGGTCCTGGAGGACGTCGGCCCGGTAGCCGCACGACACCACCACATGCTCGATGCCCTGCGCGGCGAGCCAGTCCAGCTGCCATTCCAAGATCGTCCGTTCGGCGACGGGGATCATCGCCTTCGGGCGGTCGTCGGTGTAGGGCCGCAGCCGGGTCGCCTGGCCACCGGCCAGGATGACGGCCTGTCGTACTGCGTTCGTGTCGGTAACCATGGGCGAACCTTAGCCCCGACCGGGGTGTGCTACCCGACGTGTCGTCGATCGAGGTCACCGTGCCCTCCGGCTCGGCCGGGACCGTCAGCGGCCCGGCGTTCCTGTGGTCACGTCCGCCCTCCGCGCGCCATGTCGGGAATGTGATCGAGCGACTACCTTGCGTAGCGGGGGTTCTGGACACATGATGCGCCCGCGCCGTGCGTCTGGCAAGGAATTCTTTGCCGGGCCGCCCGCCAGGGAGGGACGCCGCACGCCGCGGACCGCCGTCGCGCATCCGCGGGCGCGGGCCTGGGTAGGTCGACGTATGTGAAGAATCTCGGATGAACGACGTGCTCAACGGGGGTGACGATGTCATGACCACGCCATTCGGGACGGAGAGCGCCGGCCGCAGGGTGGACCTGGACGAACTGCGCAGGAAGGTCCGCGCCCAGGTCGCCATGGCGGGGGACCGCGCGTTCGCGAGCCCGCCGCTCGGCGACAGGCGTCCACCGCGCGTCGTGACCGAGGTCGAGCGCGAGGGGGTGCCCTCGACCGACACCGAGGCCACCGCGCCGCTCGGCGTCGGCCCGAGCATGACCGGCAGGGCCGAGAAGATCGCCCAGCGCGAGCAGGAGCCCGGACTCGAGAAGGGCGGTACCGAGGGGCCCGCCAAGCGGCCCTACGGCCGGTCGGGGCCCGAGCGGCACACGGGCGTCGGCGTGCAGGGCACCGTCCACGAGGACAGCCCGACCATGCTCGCGGGCGACCAGGGGGGCTGACCGGCCCACCGCCGTGCGGGCCGCCGGGCCGGCGCGGCCAGGCCCCGCGCGGCCGGACTCGCGTGCGAGGCGTCCCGTCCATGACGGGGGTGAT containing:
- a CDS encoding nucleotidyltransferase family protein, which translates into the protein MVTDTNAVRQAVILAGGQATRLRPYTDDRPKAMIPVAERTILEWQLDWLAAQGIEHVVVSCGYRADVLQDHLSGHSYPMKIEVAVESEPLGRGGALRFAADHLPGRGHRWLALNGDVLTRFPLEEIVERHVTAAAMATIALAQYRTTWGIATLDDHDRIVGFVQSPRLPYWINGGIYVFEPDVIPLLPEKGDHEDTTFPQLAVDKRLAAYKINGYWRGVDTIKDVNEATEEVSRLGW